In one Lolium rigidum isolate FL_2022 chromosome 3, APGP_CSIRO_Lrig_0.1, whole genome shotgun sequence genomic region, the following are encoded:
- the LOC124701474 gene encoding DEAD-box ATP-dependent RNA helicase 38, which yields MADGAAKPEPEKKSWADVEEEEEAKAKAEAEADLAAAAAAPSSSSAVTEPEVEAQAKQIEALSLTVPDDEGGSGAEGPPLLDDSDDSQIQAVTSGGTVYESATTFEDVNLTPELLKGLHEEMGFSRPSKIQAITLPMILTPPHKDLVAQAHNGSGKTTCFVLGMLSRVDPNRKVPQAICICPTRELAQQNKSVLMRMGKFTGITCACAIPPAQKDYVPISRMAPVTDQIVIGTSGTLMKWIGNKKLSTRDIKILVFDEADHMLAEEGFKADSDRIMKDLKRNQAGCQVLLFSATFNDKVKDFVTGVIKDGNQIFVKKEDLTLEKVKQYKVRVPDEAAKIEVIRDKILEFGQKVGQVIIFVRTRISTKNVHNALTKEDYVCSSIQGSLDQSEREKVIQEFKDGYTKVLISTDVLARGFDQAQVNLVINYDMPIKFNTRDEPDYEVYLHRIGRAGRFGRKGAVFNLLSGGTDDVVMTKIENYFQHKVPEVPNWKSEDNFETALKDAGLLE from the exons ATGGCCGACGGCGCCGCCAAGCCCGAGCCGGAGAAGAAGTCCTGGGCCGAcgttgaggaggaagaggaggccaaggccaaggcagaggcagaggccgacctcgccgccgccgccgccgccccctcctcttCGTCCGCCGTCACCGAGCCGGAGGTGGAAGCGCAGGCGAAGCAGATCGAGGCGCTCTCGCTCACCGTGCCGGACGACGAAGGCGGCAGCGGCGCCGAGGGCCCGCCTCTGCTCGATGACTCCGACGACTCCCAAATCCAAGCC GTGACCTCGGGCGGCACGGTGTACGAGTCGGCGACGACCTTCGAGGACGTGAACCTCACGCCCGAGCTGCTCAAGGGGCTGCACGAGGAGATGGGCTTCAGCCGCCCCAGCAAGATCCAGGCCATCACGCTCCCCATGATCCTCACGCCGCCACACAAGGACCTCGTCGCGCAGGCGCACAACGGCTCCGGCAAGACCACCTGCTTCGTCCTCGGCATGCTCAGCCGCGTCGACCCCAACCGCAAGGTCCCACAGGCCATCTGCATCTGCCCCACCAGGGAGCTCGCCCAGCAG AATAAATCTGTGCTCATGAGGATGGGCAAGTTTACCGGCATTACCTGTGCCTGCGCCATCCCGCCCGCCCAGAAAGATTATGTGCCCATCTCCAGGATGGCTCCAGTCACCGATCAGATCGTCATTGGCACTTCTGGGACGCTCATGAAGTGGATTGGCAACAAGAAGCTTTCCACTAGGGACATCAAGATTCTTGTCTTCGATGAGGCAGACCATATGCTTGCTGAG GAAGGCTTTAAGGCTGATTCTGACAGGATCATGAAGGATCTAAAAAGAAATCAAGCTGGCTGCCAG GTGCTTCTCTTTTCTGCGACCTTCAACGATAAAGTGAAGGATTTTGTCACAGGTGTTATTAAGGACGGAAAccaaatatttgtgaaaaaggAAGATCTTACTTTGGAGAAAGTAAAGCAATATAAAGTCCGAGTCCCTGACGAGGCAGCCAAAATAGAGGTTATAAGGGACAAGATCCTTGAGTTTGGGCAAAAGGTTGGACAGGTTATCATATTTGTCAGAACAAGGATAAGTACTAAGAATGTTCATAATGCTTTGACAAAAGAGGACTATGTGTGCTCCTCAATTCAAGGAAGTCTAGACCAATCAGAAAGGGAAAAAGTAATACAGGAGTTCAAAGATGGGTATACCAAGGTTCTTATATCAACTGATGTTCTTGCTCGAGGTTTTGACCAAGCACAG GTTAACCTGGTTATCAACTATGACATGCCGATCAAGTTTAATACGAGAGATGAACCCGATTATGAGGTGTACCTGCACAGAATTGGCAGAGCTGGGCGCTTTGGTCGAAAAG GAGCTGTGTTCAACCTGCTATCTGGTGGGACTGATGATGTCGTGATGACGAAGATTGAGAACTACTTCCAGCACAAAGTACCTGAGGTACCCAACTGGAAAAGCGAGGATAATTTTGAGACTGCACTTAAGGACGCTGGTTTACTTGAGTAA
- the LOC124701475 gene encoding photosynthetic NDH subunit of subcomplex B 2, chloroplastic, with protein sequence MAAASFLPLHLPASPRLATIARAASGVVPAAVQTSQLEEAFGRKGLKFGTDATGAPTAELSVRNGSSLQVRLNDGLVTSYRPKVYWKDELSYREVLHTVAGADAVKGGVGLVLNDASSSSSASLLAGSEWSVTDADSDSYDAVQVELGCSAGKGGTLEVSYVVTLYELSMATAVIVKNNGSKPVELTSAVLSHIRFDKRRGTAVEGFQGCPYCSHPPPASGFALLTPAEAMKREESGWFGGGGDEEPRQGAWTVEENLYTVLKKKVSRVYAAPPEERKKRIYNTAPSKFTTIDQYSGLGFRLIKMGFEDMYLSSPGGMYEKFGEDYFLCTGPASILVPVVVAPGEEWRGAQVIEHDNL encoded by the exons atggccgccgcctccttcctcccgcTCCACCTCCCGGCCTCACCCCGGCTGGCTACCATCGCGCGAGCAGCTTCCGGCGTTGTGCCCGCCGCCGTGCAGACGTCCCAGCTGGAGGAGGCGTTCGGCCGGAAGGGCCTCAAGTTCGGCACGGACGCCACGGGCGCGCCCACGGCCGAGCTGAGCGTGCGCAACGGGAGCTCGCTGCAGGTCCGGCTCAACGACGGGCTGGTCACGTCGTACCGGCCCAAGGTGTACTGGAAGGACGAGCTCTCCTACCGGGAGGTGCTCCACACCGTCGCCGGCGCCGACGCCGTCAAGGGCGGCGTCGGCCTCGTGCTCAACGACGCGTCGTCGTCCAGCTCGGCGTCGCTCCTCGCCGGGTCCGAGTGGTCGGTGACGGACGCGGACTCCGACTCGTACGACGCGGTGCAGGTGGAGCTGGGGTGCAGCGCCGGGAAAGGCGGGACGCTGGAGGTGTCGTACGTGGTGACGCTGTACGAGCTGAGCATGGCGACGGCGGTGATCGTGAAGAACAACGGGAGCAAGCCGGTGGAGCTGACCAGCGCGGTGCTGAGCCACATCAGGTTCGACAAGAGGCGGGGCACGGCGGTGGAGGGGTTCCAGGGCTGCCCCTACTGCTCCCACCCGCCGCCGGCGTCTGGGTTCGCGCTGCTCACCCCCGCGGAGGCCATGAAGCGGGAGGAATCCGGATggttcggcggcggtggcgacgaggAGCCCCGGCAGGGCGCCTGGACCGTCGAGGAGAACCTCTACACGGTTCTGAAGAAGAAGGTGAGTAGGGTGTACGCGgcgccgccggaggagaggaAGAAGCGCATCTACAACACCGCGCCTTCCAAGTTCACCACCATCGATCAG TATAGCGGTCTCGGGTTCAGGCTGATAAAGATGGGGTTCGAGGACATGTACCTGAGCAGCCCAGGAGGTATGTACGAAAAGTTCGGCGAGGACTACTTCCTGTGTACCGGGCCGGCGTCCATACTGGTGCCCGTCGTCGTCGCCCCCGGCGAGGAGTGGAGGGGGGCGCAGGTCATCGAGCACGACAATTTGTAA